From the genome of Syntrophales bacterium, one region includes:
- the larB gene encoding nickel pincer cofactor biosynthesis protein LarB has product MDKKRIEELLEEVKAGNLPIAAAMERLRGLPYEEIGYAKLDTHRSLRNGFPEVVFCQGKTPEQAAQIVKKLSEQHEKIIATRVETNIAGAISALVPEATYYPVARIMIVDKTMADSTAPVVNDKYIMVLTGGTADIPVAEEAAITAETMGSIVERSYDVGVAGLHRLLSQRDKIMRANVLVVVAGMEGALPSIVGGLVSRPVIAVPTSIGYGANFGGLSALLAMLNSCASGVVVVNIDNGFGAGYFAHLVNK; this is encoded by the coding sequence ATGGACAAAAAAAGAATAGAGGAACTCCTTGAAGAGGTGAAGGCAGGCAATCTGCCGATCGCCGCTGCCATGGAACGTCTGCGCGGCCTCCCCTATGAGGAAATTGGCTATGCGAAGCTTGACACGCATCGCTCCCTCCGCAACGGGTTTCCCGAAGTAGTGTTCTGTCAGGGGAAAACACCCGAACAGGCCGCCCAAATCGTCAAGAAACTCTCCGAACAACATGAGAAAATCATTGCCACCCGTGTAGAAACTAACATTGCCGGCGCAATATCTGCCCTTGTTCCTGAGGCAACCTACTATCCGGTCGCGAGGATTATGATAGTAGATAAAACCATGGCAGACAGTACTGCCCCGGTTGTGAACGACAAGTACATTATGGTGCTGACCGGGGGAACAGCCGATATCCCCGTCGCGGAGGAAGCGGCAATTACCGCAGAGACAATGGGAAGCATTGTAGAGCGCTCCTATGACGTCGGGGTTGCCGGCTTGCATCGCCTTCTCTCTCAGAGGGACAAAATAATGCGGGCAAACGTCCTGGTCGTCGTCGCCGGCATGGAGGGAGCGCTGCCGAGCATCGTCGGCGGACTGGTTTCCCGACCGGTGATCGCGGTGCCGACGAGCATCGGCTATGGGGCAAATTTCGGAGGACTCTCCGCGCTTTTGGCAATGCTTAACTCCTGCGCATCCGGCGTCGTTGTCGTCAA